A single Streptomyces sp. 2114.4 DNA region contains:
- a CDS encoding NAD(P)/FAD-dependent oxidoreductase, giving the protein MSTTPRIAIVGAGLGGLVCARVLQQHGLPVTVFEREAGPDSRSQGGTLDIHEDTGQAALRAAGLFDQFLALSRPDGQEWRLYDRHATLIRHDQAGEDDLSRPEIDRGWLRTLLLNSLAPGTVRWNHAVQAAGPLPDGGARLHHHDRAVEDFDLVIGADGAWSRVRPALSDAQPCYAGVTMVEAHFDDVDHRHPGIAHLVGGGTMSAKAGGRSLVLQRNSNGHVRAYATFRGPQDWHAGLDLDDTEAVRARLLALYQGWDESLLDILRDNDGGFLNRPMFVLPVPHRWQRVPGITLLGDAAHLMPPAGVGANLALLDGADLARAVVGHPTIDQALDAYESVMLPRAIANARTAQHMLATLMPDTDTDSHSETGTESGAAAFPDPLWPAGGLPDAAPAHTS; this is encoded by the coding sequence ATGTCCACCACCCCTCGCATCGCGATCGTCGGCGCCGGCCTGGGCGGCCTCGTCTGCGCACGCGTACTGCAGCAGCACGGCCTGCCGGTGACGGTCTTCGAGCGTGAGGCCGGCCCCGACTCCCGCTCGCAGGGCGGCACCCTCGACATCCACGAAGACACCGGCCAGGCCGCCCTGCGGGCAGCCGGACTCTTCGACCAGTTCCTCGCCCTGTCCCGGCCCGACGGCCAGGAGTGGCGCCTGTACGACCGTCACGCGACCCTGATACGCCACGACCAGGCCGGCGAGGACGATCTGAGCAGGCCCGAGATCGACCGCGGCTGGCTGCGCACCCTCCTCCTGAACTCCCTCGCCCCCGGTACGGTCCGCTGGAACCATGCCGTACAGGCCGCCGGGCCGCTACCCGACGGCGGCGCTCGCCTGCACCACCACGACCGTGCCGTCGAGGACTTCGACCTGGTCATCGGCGCCGACGGGGCCTGGTCCCGGGTGCGCCCCGCGCTCTCCGATGCCCAGCCCTGCTACGCCGGTGTCACGATGGTGGAAGCCCACTTCGACGACGTCGACCACCGTCACCCCGGTATTGCCCACCTGGTCGGTGGCGGCACCATGTCGGCCAAGGCGGGCGGCCGCAGCCTGGTGCTGCAGCGCAACAGCAATGGACACGTCCGCGCCTACGCCACCTTCCGCGGTCCCCAGGACTGGCACGCCGGCCTCGACCTCGACGACACCGAAGCCGTCCGCGCCCGCCTCCTCGCCCTGTACCAGGGCTGGGACGAGAGCCTGCTGGACATCCTGCGCGACAACGACGGCGGCTTCCTCAACCGGCCCATGTTCGTCCTTCCCGTTCCCCACAGGTGGCAGCGCGTCCCGGGCATCACCCTGCTCGGCGACGCCGCCCACCTGATGCCGCCCGCCGGCGTCGGCGCCAACCTCGCGCTGCTCGACGGCGCCGACCTCGCCCGAGCCGTCGTCGGCCACCCCACCATCGACCAGGCGCTCGACGCCTACGAAAGCGTCATGCTGCCCCGCGCCATCGCCAACGCCAGGACCGCCCAGCACATGCTCGCCACCCTCATGCCCGACACCGACACCGACAGCCACAGTGAAACCGGCACCGAATCCGGGGCAGCCGCCTTCCCCGACCCCCTCTGGCCGGCCGGCGGCCTCCCTGACGCGGCCCCCGCCCACACCAGCTGA
- a CDS encoding STAS domain-containing protein, whose product MSESYELSVEVEVTEPEVAVVTVSGDLDGETGTSLHHQLANQIVHGRRYLVLDLRAVPFMDSSGLNILIRASNEAKRLDGSLHLAAVSDVVLRLLDLTGISVTTPVHASPEDALAVIATQRSANSGRADAAARSAASASNPT is encoded by the coding sequence GTGTCCGAGTCCTACGAGCTGAGCGTCGAGGTAGAGGTCACCGAGCCGGAGGTGGCCGTGGTGACCGTGTCGGGGGATCTTGACGGCGAGACCGGCACATCCCTTCACCACCAGCTGGCCAACCAGATCGTGCACGGCAGGCGGTATCTCGTATTGGACCTGCGAGCCGTGCCGTTCATGGACTCCTCAGGACTGAACATCCTCATTCGCGCGTCCAACGAGGCCAAGCGCCTTGACGGGAGCCTGCACCTGGCGGCGGTGTCCGATGTGGTGCTGCGCCTGCTGGACCTGACCGGGATCAGTGTGACCACTCCGGTCCACGCGAGCCCTGAGGACGCCCTCGCCGTGATCGCGACACAGCGCTCGGCCAACTCCGGACGGGCGGATGCGGCGGCCCGCTCTGCGGCCTCCGCCTCGAATCCCACCTGA
- a CDS encoding TetR/AcrR family transcriptional regulator, with protein sequence MAETTTGRRERKKARTRQALTDAAVRLFTERGFDQVGVREVAEAADVSLSTLFKHFPSKEALVFDLDTDMEGALVAAVRDRAPGQPVLHALRDHMVRTRTIARNDDPTFVLVESTPALRDYARSMWSRHEKALAAALADATGLTPDAPAVTGLARFALEAPGIARASEDPARTMRDLFALLEDGWATTPLARQEDLSGQGG encoded by the coding sequence ATGGCCGAGACGACGACAGGGCGCCGCGAGCGCAAGAAGGCCCGGACCAGGCAGGCCCTGACGGATGCCGCAGTGCGGCTGTTCACCGAGCGCGGCTTCGACCAGGTCGGCGTACGCGAGGTGGCGGAGGCGGCCGATGTCTCGCTGAGTACGCTCTTCAAGCACTTCCCCAGCAAGGAAGCCCTCGTCTTCGACCTGGATACGGACATGGAGGGCGCCCTGGTCGCCGCCGTGCGCGACCGAGCACCCGGTCAGCCCGTGCTGCATGCCCTGCGCGACCACATGGTGCGCACCCGAACCATCGCGCGGAACGACGACCCCACTTTCGTCCTCGTCGAATCCACCCCCGCGCTGCGGGATTACGCCCGGAGTATGTGGTCGCGCCACGAGAAGGCACTGGCCGCCGCCCTCGCCGATGCCACCGGGCTGACTCCTGACGCTCCCGCCGTCACCGGCCTGGCACGCTTCGCCTTGGAAGCCCCCGGCATCGCCCGTGCAAGCGAAGACCCGGCCCGGACCATGCGCGACCTGTTCGCCCTGCTGGAAGACGGCTGGGCCACCACTCCCCTGGCACGGCAGGAAGACCTTTCCGGCCAGGGCGGGTGA